Within the Burkholderia sp. NRF60-BP8 genome, the region CGGCTTCGCTGTCGCCGAAGGAGAGGGCCGCGTACGAGAAGCTGGCGACGTTCTATCGCGACAACTGCGGCTACTCGGCGATGATGGTCACGCGGCCGCAGACGGTCGGCTATGCGCTTGCGGATTCGCCGTCCGGGCAGGCTGCGTGGATGTACGACAAGATCTCGCAGTGGACGTACAGCGGCGGCGTGCCAGAACGCTCGATTCCGCGCGACGAGATTCTCGACGACATTTCGCTGTACTGGCTGACGAACACCGCGACGTCGGCCGCGCAGATCTACTGGGAGGATCACTCGAACAACTTCAACGCGGTGGACATCTCGTTGCCGGCGGCGATCACGGTGTTTCCGGGCGAGATCTACCAGGCGCCGCGCAGCTGGGCCGAGCGCAGCTATCGCAACCTGATCTACTTCAACGAAGTCGACAAGGGCGGCCACTTCGCGGCGTGGGAGGAGCCGGAATTGTTCGCGCGTGAAGTGCGTGCCGGGTTCCGGCCGTTGCGGCGCGCGTAAGCGGAGGGTACACAACGAATACGGGTCGGCCTGCTGCGCGGCCCGTGTTCGTTTCTACGCAACCGCCTGCAATGCCAGCGCGTGGTTTTTTGAATCGTCGTGTGTCGGGTCCGCACACGGATACGTTGGGATACAAAGCCTCCGGGCGGTTCGGATATAAAACCGGTGAAGCGATTCACACGGCGATGCGATGCGCCGCCGCTGCGAACGGCGACACCCGATTGCCCGCACGTGCCGCGGGCCCTTTCCTTAGCGATCGACACTGGAGAACGAGTCATGCCTGATACCGTGAACACCCGCCGCCGCCTGATCCTGGGCTCGACGCTGGCGAGCCTGAGCCTGGCCGACCTCGGCTTTAGCGCGCTGGCGCGAGCGCAGTCGGCGCCCGATTCGCCCGCAGCAAAGCGCCCGGCCGGCGTCGCGTCGCTGGGCACGATCCACCAGATCGATGCGGGCGTGCTGAATGTCGGGTATGCGGATCTCGGCCCGAAGGACGGCCCCGTCGTGTTCCTGCTGCATGGCTGGCCGTACGACATCTACAGCTATGCGGAAGTCGCGCCGCTGCTCGTCGCGGCCGGCTATCGCGTGATCGTGCCGTATCTGCGCGGCTACGGCTCGACGACGTTCCGCTCGGCCGACACGGTGCGCAACGGCCAGCAGGCCGTGACGGCCGTCGACATCGTCGCGCTGATGGATGCGCTGAAGATCGACCGCGCGGTGTTCGGCGGCTACGACTGGGGCGCGCGCACGGCCGACATCATCGCGGCGCTGTGGCCGCAGCGCGTGAAGGCGCTGGTATCGGTGAGCGGCTACCTGATCGGCAGCCAGGCGGCGAACGCCAAGCCGCTGCCGCCGCAGGCCGAATTCCAGTGGTGGTATCAGTTCTACTTCACGACCGAGCGCGGCGAACTCGGCTACGCGCAGAATCGCGATGCATTCAACAAGCTGATCTGGCAGCTCGCGTCGCCGAAGTGGCAGTTCTCCGACGAGACTTATGCGCGCTCGGCCGAATCGTTCCGGAATCCCGATCACGTGGCCGTGGTGATCCACAACTATCGCTGGCGGCTCGGCCTGGCCAAGGGCGAAGCACGATACGACGACATCGAGCGTCGTCTCGCGGCCGGGCCCGCGATCAGCGTGCCGACGATCACGATGGAAGGCGATGCGAACGGTGCGCCGCATCCGGAGCCGGCCGCGTACGCGAAGAAGTTCACCGGCAAGTACCAGCACCGGACCATCGCCGGCGGCATCGGCCACAACCTGCCGCAGGAAGCGCCGCAGGCGTTCGCCGACGCGATCCTGCAAGTGGAGCATCTGTGATGCGGGCCGGCGTGGAGGTGTGGCGGCGCGGCGCGCGTCGCGCGCTCGTCGCGGGCTCGCTACTGGCCGGCGCGTGGTCGGCGAGCGGCCCGGCCGCATTCGCGGAACAGCCGAAGCCGGCCGCGGCCGCGTCGCCGATCTACGGCGTGACGATTCCGCCCGGCTACCGGAAATGGGAGATGGTCGCCCCGGCCGAAGAGGCCGCACCGCTCGACGAATTGCGCGTGGTGCTCGGCAACCCGGTCGCGATCCGCGCACTCGAACAGGCGACGCTGCCGTTCCCGGACGGCACGATCCTCGTGAAGCTTGCGTACAAGCGCAAGCAGTCCGACGAGTTCGCGCCCGCGACGGTGCCCGGCCAGGCGACGACCGTGCAGGTGATGGTGAAGGACTCGCGCCGCTACGCCGCGACGGGCGGCTGGGGGTTCGGGCGCTTCATCAACGGCGTGCCGGGCGACATCGGCCAGCATCAGACGTGCTTTGCGTGCCATCAGGCGCGGGTGAAGAATCACGATTACGTGTTCACGCGGCTCGCGCCGTGACGTGACACGGCGGTGCGAAGGTGACGGAAAGGCGTGCCCTGCGAGGCACGCCTTTTTTCGTGGTGCGCGGGAGCGGTGGAGCGCATCGGCAAGCGGGTTTGTATCGCACTGTATCTGCGGCCTTCTTTGAAAAACTGGCATGCAGAAAGCCCTGTTCCGGAAACATGCCGGATACGTGCGCGGGTTCTACTGTCGACATGCAGCAAACGTTCGGTGCCAGACGTTCGCGCCGGACACCAAGTGATCGACACCCCAACTTCCTTCAAGGAGAAATCTCATGAAAGCCGCTCGAATCCTCGCCGTTGCCGTCCTCGCCGTCGCACCCGCGCTGTCGTTCGCCGATACCGGCCACGGCCTCACGCGTGCCGAAGTGCGCGCGGACCTCATCCGTCTCGAGAAGGCCGGCTACAACCCGGCCGGCAGCGAAGCGCATTACCCGGACGATATCGCCGCCGCCCAGAACGCCGTCGCGGCTGCCGAGCAAGTCGCACGGTCGGACCAGAACGGCCCGTCGAAGTCGCAAGGCGACAACGTGGCCGACGCGTCGACGCCGGCCGGCCATCGCGACGCAGCGCAGTCGCGTACCGCACGCAACGCCGCCGACGACCTGTACGCGCATTCGTGATGCCGCGCCGCGCCGGCGACATGCAGGCGCGGCCGCTCACGCAGTACTTCACTTCAACGATACGACAAGGAAAGGAGCATGACGATGGCCGGTTTGATGAAACGCGTTCTGGTATCCGCTGCGATGATCGGCGGACTGTTCGGTGCGGTCGCGGCGCAGGCCGCGCCGAAGGAAGACCTGAAGGGCACCAACGTCGTGCTCGTGCACGGCGCGTTCGCCGACGGGTCGAGCTGGAACCGCGTGATTCCGCTGCTCGAGGCGCGCGGGCTGCACGTGGTGTCGGTGCAGAATCCGCTGAGCTCGCTCGCCGACGATGCGGCCGCCGCGAAGCGCACGATCGACGAACAGAAGGGGCCGGTCGTGCTGGTCGGCCATTCGTGGGCCGGCGTCGTGATCAGCGACGCGGGCAACGACGACAAGGTGAAGTCGCTCGTGTACGTCGCGGCGTTCGCGCCCGACAACGGCCAGTCGATTGCGGACGTCACGCAGGGCCTGCCGGCGCCGTCATGGGCCGGCGAGTTGCGCAAGGACGCAGGCGGCTTCGCACGGCTGTCCGACAAGGCGATCGCGCAGGATTTCGCGCCGGATCTGCCGCCCGTGCAGCAGCGCATCGTTGCGGCGACCCAGGGGCCGTGGTATAGCGGGTGCATCTCCGAGAAGGTCGCGCAGGCCGCATGGCATGCGAAGCCGTCGACGTTCGTCGTCGCGACGCAGGACCGGATGATCGACCCGACGCTTCAGGACGCGATGGCGAAGCGGATCGGCGCGACGGTCGCGCGCGTGAACGCCAGCCACGTCGCGATGCTGAGCCAGCCGAAGGCCGTGGCCGACGCGATCATCGCCGCCGCTGAGCGCGCGAAGCAGGCTACGCAGTGAGCGAATGCGGCGCCGCGCTTTCGTGAGGAGGCGCAGTGCGTGAGTGATGGCGATGTCTTTCCACCCAGGAGAAGTCATGACGCAACTCTGGCAACTGTCGGCAACCGAACTCGCGAAACGCGTGCGGCAGCGCGATGTATCCGCGCGCGAAGTGGCGGACACTGTGCTCGATCGTCTCGATGCCGTGAATCCGGCGATCAACGCGGTCGTCGAACACCGTCCCGACGACGTGCGGCGGCAGGCCGACGAAGTCGATCGCGCCATCGCGCGCGGCGACGATCCGGGGCCGCTCGCGGGCGTACCCGTCACCGCGAAGATCAACGTCGATCAGGCCGGCTTTGCGACGACCAACGGCACGCGCCTGCAGGAAAACCTGATCGCGCCCGCCGACAGTCCGGTGGTCGCCAACATTCGGAAGGCCGGCGGGGTGCTGCTCGGCCGCACCAATTCGCCGACGTTCGCATTGCGCTGGTTCACGTCGAATCTCGTGCATGGCCGCACGCGCAACCCGCGTAATCCGTCGCTGACGCCGGGTGGATCGAGCGGCGGCGCGGCGGCGGCCGTGGCCGCCGGGATCGGCCCGCTCGCGCTCGGCACCGACATCGGCGGCTCGGTGCGCTACCCGGCCTATGCGTGCGGCGTCCACGGAATCCGGCCGTCGCTCGGCCGCGTGCCGGCGTTCAACGCGTCGTCGCCGGAGCGCGCGATCGGCGCGCAACTGATGTCGACGGCCGGGCCGATCGCGCGCACGATCGACGATCTCTCGCTCGCGCTGCGTGCTTTCTGCGCGCCGGACTCGCGCGATCCGTGGCACGTCGCGGTGCCGTTCGACGGGCGCGCGGTGCCCAAGCGCGCGGCGCTGTGCGTGCGTCCGCGCGGGCTGGAGGTCGTGCCCGAAGTCGAGGCTGCGCTGCGCGATGCCGCGCGCCGGCTCGTCGATGCGGGCTGGACCGTCGACGAGATCGACGATACGCCGCCGATGCGCGAGGCTGCGCTGTTGCAGGAACAGCTGTGGCTCGGCGACGGGTTCGGCGCGCTGGCGAACGCAGTCGAGCAGGACGGCGATCCGGGCGCGGCCGCGGTGATCGATGCCGTGCGCGGCAAGGTGCGCGACCTGCCGGCCGACGTGATCAGCCGCGCGCTGGTCCGGCGCACGACGCTGACGCGGCAGTGGCGGTTGTTTCTCGACGAATATGCTGTGTTGCTGCTGCCTGTTTCGTCGGAACTGCCGTTCCCCGACGATCTAGACCGGCAAGGGCCGGACGGCTTCGACCGCGTGTGGGAAGCGCAGCTCACGTTGCGCGCGCTGCCCGCGATGGGGCTGCCGGGGCTGGCCGTCACGACGTCGCTCGCGAACGGCGTGCCGGTGGGCGTGCAGGTGGTGGCCTCGCATCATCGCGAGGATCTGTGTCTGCTCGCGGGGCGCGATATCGAGGCGCGTGGGGTGCCGGTCGAGGTGGTCGATCCGGTGGTGTGACGTGCAGACAGCGCGTGTATCGGCGACACCGCACGGGCATCGCCGATGCATCGTTACCTGTCCAATATCGCGCGACGGCGCGACGTCGGTCGTCAACAGCTCAGCTGAATCGTGGCAACCGTCGGGATGTTGGTATTCCCGTCCGAAATACTCGGCATGACGGAAATATGGCCCGGGTGAAAGTTGGCGACGCACGAGAAGCTGACGCTCGTGTTGTTGAGAATCGTCATCGAGACATCGGTTGCTTGCCAATGGAGCGGCGTGTTCGTCCACGGTGCACCGACCGACGCCGTGCACGTCCCGTTACCGGTGGTCGACGTGCATGAAATGCTCAGGGACGTCTGTGCATGCGCTGGCGATGTGGTCAGCAGCAGCGGAATCGACAGAAGCATGGGCAAGTAAATATTTCGCGAATGTTTGGTCATCATTTTTACGAAAATCCTTGTTTGTCCGTCAAATGGAAAGGATCGCGCGATTCGATACGGCGAAAAACGCGATGCGAACATCGTACCGAAACCGCGCCGGAAGTGGTCGCGTTACGCGTGAATGAATGCAGACGGCTCTCATGCGGTTGAAAACCCGGCAACGGCTTTCATAAGCGCGGCGAGCCGGCGTGCGTGGCCGACGCGTTTCGTCACGCTAAATCGCATTCGTGAAAGCAAGGTGACAGCCCGATCCGGTGGCGGGCACGGCGCGTGTGTCGGTGCGGGTGGAGGTTTCCTTGACGCCGTCAGCCCGTGAACGATCGCCTTCTCTATCGAACCCGTCCTCACCCCTGCCACCGCCGCAACTCACGGAGCGTGAGCTGTCCATTCCATTGCCTCGAACACGAGATGACGGTTTGGTCCATCCGGCCTTTTAAAACGCTTCGATGCACGACATCGAACGGTCATCGCCTTCCTTCCATTTCCAGCCCGCCAGCGACCGCGCATCGATAGCGCGCGTCCGTCATTGCATTCCCCACAGCGCTGATTTGGAAATGAATTTTTATTGGTTCTGCTTCCCCAACCGCACTCGCATAGTGGTGCTGACGGCTATAGACAGCACGCAAGCTGCAACAGCCGCTTTCCCGGTGTTTTGTTCATACGAATTTGCGAGAACAAGGAAGTGTCATGACGGTTGAACTGCAAGAACGAACCGCTGCGCAGCAGGCGCTCGAAGACGCGCGCGCGGCAGCCGTGGCGGCCGGCACGCCCTATGCGGGCGGCATCGCGCCGGAAGCCGCGTGGGCGCTGTTCTCGGCGGGCGACGCATTGCTGGTGGACGTGCGCACGGCCGAGGAGCGGAAATTCGTCGGCCACGTGCCGGAGTCGCTGCACGTGCCGTGGGCGACCGGCACGAGCCTGACGCGCAACCCGCGCTTCGTGCGCGAACTGGAAGCGAAGACCGGCAAGGACGCGGTCGTGCTGTTGCTGTGCCGCAGCGGCAACCGTTCGGCGCAGGCGGCCGAGGCCGCAACGAAGGGTGGTTTCACGCAGGTTTTCAATGTGCTCGAAGGCTTCGAGGGCGATCTCGACGAACGGCAGCATCGCGGCGGCCGCAACGGCTGGCGCTTTCGCGGCCTGCCGTGGGCGCAGGATTGATTCACGGCCGTGACGGGGAGAAAGCAGGATGGCCGCATTCGACATCGACGACATCGTTCAATCGCTGCAGACGGTGCGTCGCGCATGGCGCGAAAAGCAGCGGCGCTCGCTCGAACCGGGCGGGCGCGATTTGCCGGCGCGAGAAGCGCTCGCGCAGATCGTCGGCGCGCTGAAGGGCGTGCTGTTTCCGATGCGGCTCGGGCCGCCCGATCTGCGGCAGGAAAGCGAGAACTTCCACGTGGCCCATGCGCTCGATTCGGCGCTGAATGCGCTGCTCGCGCAGGTGACGCTCGAATTGCGCTACGCAGCGCGTCAGCGCAATGCCGACGGGCCACCGCCCGATCGCATCGATGAAGTCGCGTCGACGGCCGTGCAGGCGTTCGCCGCGCGCTTGCCGGAGATTCGCCGGCTGCTCGACAGCGACGTGCTGGCGGCCTTCCACGGCGATCCGGCGGCCGGCAGCGTCGACGAGGTGCTGCTGTGCTATCCGGGCATCCTCGCGATGATCCACCACCGGCTCGCGCACGAACTGTACGGGCTCGGCCTGCCGCTGCTCGCGCGGATCATCGCCGAGCAGGCGCATGCGGAGACGGGCATCGACATTCATCCGGGCGCGCGCATCGGCGCGGGCTTCTTCATCGACCACGGCACGGGCGTCGTGATCGGCGAGACGGCGATCATCGGCGAGCGCGTGCGCGTGTACCAGGCCGTCACGCTCGGCGCGAAGCGCTTCCCGCGCGATGCCGCCGGCCATCTGGAGAAAGGGCTCGCGCGCCATCCGATCGTCGAGGACGACGTCGTGATCTATGCGGGCGCAACGATCCTCGGCCGCGTGACGATCGGGCGGGGCGCGGTGATCGGCGGCAACGTGTGGCTCACGCAAGACGTGCCGGCCGGCGCAAACGTCACGCAGGCCGTGCTGCGCAGCGAAGCGAACGCCGCGCCGCGCACGGCGGCGCGCGTCGCCTGGGAGGCGCGATGAGCGACCTCATCCATCACTTCGGCGCCAACGTGCGCAAGCTGCGCGAAGCGCGCACGTGGTCGCAGGAACAACTGGCCGAGCATGCGGGGCTGAACCGCTCGTACGTCGGCGAGATCGAGCGCGGCGAGGCGATCGCGTCGATCGTCACGGCCGACAAGATCGCCCGCGCGTTCGACGTATCGATCTCGACGCTGCTGCCGGCCGCATACGTCACCTGAGGTTGCCCCGCATCGTTTCCCCCTTCGGTTGCACGACCTGACGGCTATAGCATGTTGAGCCGGCAGGGGCGGGTTTCCGATAATCACCGAGCGTCATAAGCAATCCTGTTTTTCATCTTAAGAACCCGGAGCCACACATGTCGACCGTTGCAAGCGGCACGGCCGCGCTGAGCGATCACGCCGCCCGCCAACTAGCGAACGCTACCAAGACCGTCCCCCAGCTTTCCACGATCACGCCGCGCTGGCTGACCCATCTGCTGCAATGGGTGCCGGTCGAGGCCGGCATTTACCGCCTGAACCAGGTGAAGAACCCGGAAGCCGTGCGCGCCGCGTGCACGCAGCTCGAGGACGAAAGCGTGTTGCCGCAGACCTTCGTGCCGTACGAGGAGCAGCCGCGCGAATACTTCCTGAACGCGGTGAGCACGGTGCTCGACGTGCATACGCGGATTTCCGATCTTTACAGTAGTCCTCACGACCAGATCAAGGAGCAGCTGCGCCTGACGATCGAGACGATCAAGGAGCTGCAGGAAAGCCAGCTGATCAACAATCCCGACTACGGGCTGCTCGCGAACGTGACCGACGAACAGCGGATCTTCCCGCTGACGGGCGCGCCGACGCCGGACGATCTCGACGAGCTGCTGACGAAGGTGTGGAAGGAGCCGGCCTTCTTCCTCACGCACCCGCTCGCGATCGCCGCGTTCGGCCGCGAATGCACGCGGCGCGGCGTGCCGCCGCCGACGGTCAGCCTGTTCGGCTCGCAGTTCCTCACGTGGCGCGGCATTCCGCTGATTCCGTCGGACAAGGTGCCGGTCGCGGACGGCAAGACCAAGATCCTGCTGTTGCGCGTCGGCGACAAGCGCCAGGGCGTCGTCGGCCTGTATCAGCCGGGCGTCGCGGGCGAGCAGGGGCCGGGCCTGTCGGTGCGCTTCATGGGGATCAACAATCAGGCGATCGCGTCGTACCTGATCTCGCTGTATTGCTCGCTCGCGGTCCATTCGCCGGATGCGCTGGCTGTCCTCGATGACGTCGAAATCGCCAAGTACCATGACTATCCCGACACCTACCGTTAATCCCGGCCTGGCCGGCGGGGACGCGCACGGGTTGCCGCATGCGTCGCTGCCGGCCGGGCTGCCCGACCCGGCGACGCTCGCGCGGCTCGCGTCCGAGTTCTTCG harbors:
- a CDS encoding alpha/beta fold hydrolase produces the protein MPDTVNTRRRLILGSTLASLSLADLGFSALARAQSAPDSPAAKRPAGVASLGTIHQIDAGVLNVGYADLGPKDGPVVFLLHGWPYDIYSYAEVAPLLVAAGYRVIVPYLRGYGSTTFRSADTVRNGQQAVTAVDIVALMDALKIDRAVFGGYDWGARTADIIAALWPQRVKALVSVSGYLIGSQAANAKPLPPQAEFQWWYQFYFTTERGELGYAQNRDAFNKLIWQLASPKWQFSDETYARSAESFRNPDHVAVVIHNYRWRLGLAKGEARYDDIERRLAAGPAISVPTITMEGDANGAPHPEPAAYAKKFTGKYQHRTIAGGIGHNLPQEAPQAFADAILQVEHL
- a CDS encoding cytochrome P460 family protein, which codes for MRAGVEVWRRGARRALVAGSLLAGAWSASGPAAFAEQPKPAAAASPIYGVTIPPGYRKWEMVAPAEEAAPLDELRVVLGNPVAIRALEQATLPFPDGTILVKLAYKRKQSDEFAPATVPGQATTVQVMVKDSRRYAATGGWGFGRFINGVPGDIGQHQTCFACHQARVKNHDYVFTRLAP
- a CDS encoding DUF4148 domain-containing protein; its protein translation is MKAARILAVAVLAVAPALSFADTGHGLTRAEVRADLIRLEKAGYNPAGSEAHYPDDIAAAQNAVAAAEQVARSDQNGPSKSQGDNVADASTPAGHRDAAQSRTARNAADDLYAHS
- a CDS encoding alpha/beta fold hydrolase, yielding MAGLMKRVLVSAAMIGGLFGAVAAQAAPKEDLKGTNVVLVHGAFADGSSWNRVIPLLEARGLHVVSVQNPLSSLADDAAAAKRTIDEQKGPVVLVGHSWAGVVISDAGNDDKVKSLVYVAAFAPDNGQSIADVTQGLPAPSWAGELRKDAGGFARLSDKAIAQDFAPDLPPVQQRIVAATQGPWYSGCISEKVAQAAWHAKPSTFVVATQDRMIDPTLQDAMAKRIGATVARVNASHVAMLSQPKAVADAIIAAAERAKQATQ
- a CDS encoding amidase family protein, which gives rise to MTQLWQLSATELAKRVRQRDVSAREVADTVLDRLDAVNPAINAVVEHRPDDVRRQADEVDRAIARGDDPGPLAGVPVTAKINVDQAGFATTNGTRLQENLIAPADSPVVANIRKAGGVLLGRTNSPTFALRWFTSNLVHGRTRNPRNPSLTPGGSSGGAAAAVAAGIGPLALGTDIGGSVRYPAYACGVHGIRPSLGRVPAFNASSPERAIGAQLMSTAGPIARTIDDLSLALRAFCAPDSRDPWHVAVPFDGRAVPKRAALCVRPRGLEVVPEVEAALRDAARRLVDAGWTVDEIDDTPPMREAALLQEQLWLGDGFGALANAVEQDGDPGAAAVIDAVRGKVRDLPADVISRALVRRTTLTRQWRLFLDEYAVLLLPVSSELPFPDDLDRQGPDGFDRVWEAQLTLRALPAMGLPGLAVTTSLANGVPVGVQVVASHHREDLCLLAGRDIEARGVPVEVVDPVV
- a CDS encoding rhodanese-like domain-containing protein, translating into MTVELQERTAAQQALEDARAAAVAAGTPYAGGIAPEAAWALFSAGDALLVDVRTAEERKFVGHVPESLHVPWATGTSLTRNPRFVRELEAKTGKDAVVLLLCRSGNRSAQAAEAATKGGFTQVFNVLEGFEGDLDERQHRGGRNGWRFRGLPWAQD
- the epsC gene encoding serine O-acetyltransferase EpsC encodes the protein MAAFDIDDIVQSLQTVRRAWREKQRRSLEPGGRDLPAREALAQIVGALKGVLFPMRLGPPDLRQESENFHVAHALDSALNALLAQVTLELRYAARQRNADGPPPDRIDEVASTAVQAFAARLPEIRRLLDSDVLAAFHGDPAAGSVDEVLLCYPGILAMIHHRLAHELYGLGLPLLARIIAEQAHAETGIDIHPGARIGAGFFIDHGTGVVIGETAIIGERVRVYQAVTLGAKRFPRDAAGHLEKGLARHPIVEDDVVIYAGATILGRVTIGRGAVIGGNVWLTQDVPAGANVTQAVLRSEANAAPRTAARVAWEAR
- a CDS encoding helix-turn-helix domain-containing protein, whose amino-acid sequence is MSDLIHHFGANVRKLREARTWSQEQLAEHAGLNRSYVGEIERGEAIASIVTADKIARAFDVSISTLLPAAYVT
- a CDS encoding family 2A encapsulin nanocompartment shell protein, which produces MSTVASGTAALSDHAARQLANATKTVPQLSTITPRWLTHLLQWVPVEAGIYRLNQVKNPEAVRAACTQLEDESVLPQTFVPYEEQPREYFLNAVSTVLDVHTRISDLYSSPHDQIKEQLRLTIETIKELQESQLINNPDYGLLANVTDEQRIFPLTGAPTPDDLDELLTKVWKEPAFFLTHPLAIAAFGRECTRRGVPPPTVSLFGSQFLTWRGIPLIPSDKVPVADGKTKILLLRVGDKRQGVVGLYQPGVAGEQGPGLSVRFMGINNQAIASYLISLYCSLAVHSPDALAVLDDVEIAKYHDYPDTYR